CGGCCTTGTCCGCTCCCCGCCGTCGGGCATGATGTCGGCCGGGAGGACCAAATGAAGACGATCGACAAGGCCGACGAAGCGCAGTTGCTCGCCACCATCGACCGGTGGATCGAGCGCGAGGTGGCGCCGCGCGTGAAGGAATTCGACCATGCCGACAAATGGCCGGCCGAGATCGTCGAGCAGATGAAGGAACTCGGGCTGTTCGGCGCCACGATCAGCCCTGAATATGGCGGTCTCGGCCTCCCGGCCACGACCTACGCCGAAATCGTGATGCGCGTCTCCTCGGTGTGGATGGCGATCACCGGCATCTTCAACTCCCACCTGATGCTGGCGCTGGCCGTCGAGAAGTTCGGCACGCCGCGCCAGAAGGAGCGCTGGTTGCCGAAATTCGCGACCGGCGAGATCCGCGGCGGCCTGGCCCTCACCGAGCCCGATGCCGGCACCGACCTGCAATCGATCCGCATGGTGGCGAAGCGCGACGGCAATGACGGCTACGTCATCAACGGCACCAAGACCTGGATCTCCAACGGCATCGAAGGCCATTGCTTCGCCGTGCTGGTGAAGACCAATCCCGAGGCCAATCCACGCCACACCGGCATGAGCCTGTTCATCACGCCCAAGGGGCCGGGCTTCACGGTCGGCCGCAAGCTCGAGAAGCTGGGCTACAAGTCGATCGATTCCGGTGA
This DNA window, taken from Reyranella humidisoli, encodes the following:
- a CDS encoding acyl-CoA dehydrogenase family protein — encoded protein: MKTIDKADEAQLLATIDRWIEREVAPRVKEFDHADKWPAEIVEQMKELGLFGATISPEYGGLGLPATTYAEIVMRVSSVWMAITGIFNSHLMLALAVEKFGTPRQKERWLPKFATGEIRGGLALTEPDAGTDLQSIRMVAKRDGNDGYVINGTKTWISNGIEGHCFAVLVKTNPEANPRHTGMSLFITPKGPGFTVGRKLEKLGYKSIDSGELVFEDYKIPADHLIGEVEGQGFAQVAGGLELGRINVASRGVGIAEGALRLATSYSQMRKTFGKPICEHQAIQLKLGEMATRARAARLLTLDAAAIFDRGERCDMEAGMAKYFSSEAALENSIESMRIHGAYGYSKEYDIERLYRDAPLTCIGEGTNEMQRIIIARQLIKRNPIS